A genomic segment from Blastococcus sp. PRF04-17 encodes:
- a CDS encoding SbcC/MukB-like Walker B domain-containing protein produces the protein MLALLAAPGVGDILFGDDSVPAGLASDDELLATVADRLAGRRRSGRKLLRERYDEARARLAGTWTLDPAESYGQGDTLETYLLTHDDVPYTPPTAARRAEQLKVEAQKALAAADEVTLQKFVIGRLPGAIGHAWTGLHDWVGDVNRKMRSAAASSGVGVRVEVRLRDDLSPAERTVYELACRVSDADRSPEQKAEVGHALQQLIAAADAETMAEQVAVAVDIRSWVDVHYVVTRPDGTTGRWSARTPLSGGERRLVVLAPMLAAVAAFYDSLGPTGLRLAALDEVPVEVDERGREGLARFIAELDLDLLCTSYLWDGAPGAWDGIDAWDLEAGSDGTVVADPMWIRGLFDLDGDPTGEPVS, from the coding sequence ATGTTGGCGCTGCTCGCCGCGCCTGGCGTCGGGGACATCCTGTTCGGCGACGACTCCGTGCCCGCAGGCCTGGCCAGTGACGACGAGCTGCTGGCCACGGTTGCCGACAGGCTGGCCGGCCGGCGCCGCTCCGGCCGCAAGCTGCTCCGAGAGCGCTACGACGAGGCCCGGGCCCGGCTGGCCGGCACCTGGACGCTCGACCCGGCCGAAAGCTACGGCCAGGGCGACACGCTGGAGACATACCTCCTCACCCACGACGACGTCCCGTACACGCCGCCCACGGCTGCGCGCCGCGCCGAGCAGCTAAAGGTCGAAGCCCAAAAGGCGCTGGCCGCCGCCGACGAGGTCACGCTGCAGAAGTTCGTCATCGGTCGGCTGCCCGGCGCGATCGGGCACGCTTGGACAGGTCTGCACGACTGGGTCGGCGACGTCAACCGCAAGATGCGCTCGGCCGCCGCCTCCTCCGGCGTCGGCGTGCGGGTTGAGGTCCGACTGCGCGACGATCTCTCCCCGGCCGAGCGGACGGTGTACGAGTTGGCCTGCCGGGTCAGCGACGCCGACCGCTCTCCGGAGCAGAAGGCGGAAGTGGGCCACGCCCTTCAGCAACTGATCGCCGCCGCGGACGCGGAGACGATGGCCGAACAGGTCGCCGTCGCCGTCGACATCCGCAGCTGGGTTGACGTGCACTACGTGGTCACCCGCCCGGACGGCACGACCGGCCGCTGGTCGGCGAGGACCCCGCTGTCCGGAGGGGAGCGGCGACTTGTCGTCCTCGCCCCCATGCTCGCCGCCGTCGCCGCGTTCTACGACAGCCTCGGACCGACTGGGCTCCGGCTGGCCGCGCTCGACGAGGTTCCCGTCGAGGTCGACGAGCGGGGGCGTGAGGGGCTGGCCCGGTTCATCGCCGAGCTGGACCTGGACCTGCTGTGCACGAGCTACCTGTGGGACGGCGCGCCCGGCGCGTGGGACGGCATCGACGCCTGGGACCTGGAGGCTGGCTCGGACGGCACCGTCGTCGCGGACCCGATGTGGATCCGCGGCTTGTTCGATCTCGACGGCGACCCGACCGGCGAGCCGGTGTCGTGA
- a CDS encoding DUF2397 family protein encodes MTGPSGPDAATNEHGFRVTVTDARRAMAYLVAPEADDYIAIMAVLEASVTDMTPAEVASALREASTPLNSDTVETRLDQLRDWTAASARTDTSRILRYADLMARNWRWTATPAGRQVQRFYTTVLAATPTMREIPLSSLNRVVASLEHLALTMPADAMVPDAAEAAEHIGRLFTSHDDLDMALVGAEDTLATLADRFDLDDAATAELKQLLVEYATRIAGELESGSARAHRALLALQPSFAALADSAVAASDARALIDRGALTASRGGRRSDWFQLLAWCDPMSGRAARFAMRLVRALPGMHANLRRLHASSATATGRARALQLARACADPRFGPAVFLAAVGDHPWRKLYGEADDDELMRAPSWWDGPPVEVPDLLRAVGRTGARGRAGAARDHAAARAEVAARRAARRARHAAAVREVLAAAPGAELSDGAARVALAALLAAARIRAAGPRRDRRSAQRDGLACTLFRVPGHVGLVRAPTWKVWLPGRAVVFHAVGTRVAAPQMTAPDPDARAGIRLVREDTA; translated from the coding sequence ATGACGGGGCCGTCCGGACCCGACGCCGCGACGAACGAGCATGGCTTTCGGGTCACCGTGACCGATGCCCGTCGGGCGATGGCCTACCTCGTCGCCCCGGAGGCGGACGACTACATCGCAATCATGGCGGTGCTCGAGGCCTCGGTCACCGACATGACCCCGGCCGAGGTGGCGTCCGCACTGCGGGAGGCCAGCACGCCGCTGAACAGCGACACCGTCGAGACACGGCTGGACCAACTGCGGGACTGGACCGCCGCCTCGGCGCGCACCGACACGAGTCGCATCCTGCGCTACGCCGACCTCATGGCCCGCAACTGGCGGTGGACGGCGACTCCGGCCGGCCGGCAGGTGCAGCGCTTCTACACGACGGTGCTGGCCGCCACGCCAACGATGCGCGAAATCCCGCTGTCCAGCCTCAACCGGGTCGTCGCCTCGCTGGAGCACCTGGCCCTGACCATGCCTGCGGACGCCATGGTTCCTGACGCCGCCGAGGCAGCCGAGCACATTGGGCGCCTGTTCACCAGCCATGACGACCTGGACATGGCTCTGGTTGGCGCCGAGGACACCCTTGCCACCCTCGCCGATCGATTCGACCTCGACGACGCCGCGACCGCTGAGCTCAAGCAGCTGCTGGTCGAGTACGCCACCCGGATCGCGGGGGAGCTGGAATCCGGCTCGGCGCGGGCACACCGGGCGTTGCTGGCCCTACAGCCGTCGTTCGCCGCGCTCGCCGATTCCGCCGTCGCTGCCTCCGACGCCCGCGCGCTGATCGACCGTGGCGCGCTGACTGCGTCCCGCGGTGGGCGGCGCAGTGACTGGTTCCAGCTGCTGGCCTGGTGTGACCCGATGAGTGGGCGCGCCGCCCGGTTCGCAATGCGCCTAGTGCGAGCGCTGCCGGGCATGCACGCCAACCTGCGCCGGCTGCACGCTTCCTCGGCCACCGCGACTGGGCGTGCTCGGGCGCTTCAGCTGGCCCGTGCTTGCGCCGACCCGCGATTCGGGCCTGCGGTGTTCCTTGCGGCGGTCGGTGACCACCCGTGGCGGAAGCTGTACGGCGAGGCGGACGACGACGAGCTGATGCGGGCTCCGTCCTGGTGGGACGGCCCTCCGGTGGAGGTGCCCGACCTGTTGCGCGCCGTCGGGCGCACCGGAGCCCGAGGCCGAGCCGGCGCTGCCCGTGACCACGCCGCAGCCCGCGCGGAAGTGGCTGCCCGTCGCGCGGCCCGCCGGGCTAGGCACGCGGCCGCGGTGCGTGAGGTGCTCGCGGCCGCGCCCGGCGCCGAGTTGTCCGACGGGGCCGCCCGGGTGGCGCTGGCCGCGCTGCTCGCCGCGGCGCGTATCCGGGCCGCTGGGCCGCGGCGCGACCGGCGGTCGGCACAGCGTGACGGGTTGGCCTGCACCCTTTTCCGCGTCCCGGGCCACGTCGGGCTGGTGCGCGCCCCTACGTGGAAGGTGTGGCTGCCCGGCCGCGCGGTGGTGTTCCACGCCGTTGGTACCCGGGTCGCCGCGCCGCAGATGACAGCCCCCGATCCTGATGCCCGTGCGGGTATCCGGCTGGTGCGGGAGGACACGGCATGA
- a CDS encoding DUF2398 family protein, translated as MRDDFEAPQPSSAVRGRKAWSVEVDAEVSAALRALAARPWLLPGRDDEAIAAIRRNLDAVRDALNRLGWVLVVERDLIRLRKSSPVRREAWAATAPPSATCTWFFLLVAAAEAMAPRVALASLVTAARAAAAEAGLPVMHDIAERRAIAAALRMLDERGVIEQVDGDVDGFVADEQARVLLGVHHTRLLHVIANFAEGDPADDPAGWLARVEREPDPARRMRRRLVDDTVVYAADLDVAEADWLSRRVRGDDGAPLAAAFGLHVERRTEGAAFVVPTDAFRYPRELGPLPFPTPGTVGHAALLLCDAAAVDGDRDPAVPGWRAVSEETVISRLTEWGQLFGAGRGGWAGEDVDNPTGLAGKVRDLLTGLGLLRVDDPTPDAEGGLTARSWWFSPALGRWASLAAPPRRTQPAAPLNQTLVFDEPISQTPEH; from the coding sequence ATGAGGGACGACTTCGAGGCACCCCAGCCCTCGTCGGCGGTGCGCGGCCGAAAGGCCTGGTCGGTCGAGGTCGATGCGGAGGTCAGCGCGGCGCTCCGCGCTCTCGCCGCGAGGCCCTGGCTGTTGCCCGGCCGCGACGACGAGGCCATCGCGGCCATCCGCCGGAATCTGGATGCGGTCCGTGACGCTCTCAACCGGCTCGGCTGGGTGCTCGTCGTCGAACGGGACCTCATCCGGCTGCGCAAGTCCTCGCCGGTCCGCCGCGAAGCATGGGCTGCCACGGCGCCTCCGTCGGCGACCTGCACGTGGTTCTTTCTGCTGGTGGCAGCCGCCGAGGCGATGGCTCCGCGGGTCGCACTCGCCTCCCTGGTCACCGCCGCCCGGGCTGCCGCGGCCGAGGCCGGGTTGCCGGTCATGCACGACATCGCCGAACGCCGGGCGATCGCTGCGGCGCTACGGATGCTGGACGAGCGGGGTGTCATCGAACAGGTGGATGGTGACGTCGACGGATTCGTTGCCGACGAGCAGGCCCGGGTGCTGCTGGGCGTGCACCACACCAGGCTGCTGCACGTCATCGCGAACTTCGCCGAAGGGGACCCCGCCGATGACCCGGCTGGGTGGCTGGCCCGTGTCGAGAGGGAGCCGGACCCGGCGCGGCGAATGCGACGGCGACTGGTTGACGACACCGTCGTGTATGCCGCCGACCTTGATGTTGCTGAGGCCGATTGGCTGTCCCGGCGCGTCCGTGGGGACGACGGCGCCCCGTTGGCCGCCGCGTTCGGGCTGCACGTGGAGCGCCGTACGGAAGGCGCGGCGTTTGTGGTTCCCACGGACGCGTTCCGCTATCCGCGCGAGCTCGGCCCGCTTCCCTTCCCGACTCCCGGAACCGTCGGGCACGCCGCCCTGCTGCTTTGCGACGCCGCCGCCGTCGACGGTGACCGCGATCCTGCCGTCCCCGGCTGGCGAGCCGTCTCCGAGGAGACCGTGATCTCCCGGCTGACCGAATGGGGGCAGCTGTTCGGTGCCGGCCGCGGCGGCTGGGCTGGCGAGGACGTGGACAACCCCACCGGACTGGCCGGCAAGGTTCGTGACCTTCTCACCGGCCTGGGCCTGCTGCGTGTCGACGATCCCACGCCGGACGCGGAGGGCGGCCTGACCGCGCGCAGTTGGTGGTTTTCCCCAGCCCTCGGCCGTTGGGCCTCGCTGGCCGCCCCGCCGCGCCGGACACAGCCCGCGGCTCCCCTGAACCAGACGTTGGTGTTCGACGAGCCGATCTCCCAGACCCCGGAGCACTGA
- a CDS encoding DUF2000 domain-containing protein has product MYTDNEKKFTAVLNRRHPLPLLMNALGHLASGLTATLNGEGEFLDYPCPAGGFTAKVSRFPFIVLSADNGNQLRRLRDGAAEASLPHNVFVTSMLGPSAVAQVEATRTATTDDLDYVAVAVFGSAELLTPLTRKFSLFRA; this is encoded by the coding sequence GTGTACACCGACAACGAGAAGAAGTTCACCGCGGTGCTGAACAGGCGCCACCCGCTCCCGCTGCTCATGAACGCCCTCGGCCACCTGGCGAGCGGCCTCACCGCCACGCTCAACGGCGAAGGGGAGTTCCTGGACTACCCCTGCCCCGCCGGCGGCTTCACCGCGAAGGTCAGCCGGTTCCCGTTCATCGTGCTCTCGGCGGACAACGGCAACCAGCTCCGTCGACTCCGCGACGGCGCCGCCGAAGCCAGCCTCCCCCACAACGTGTTCGTCACCTCGATGCTCGGCCCCTCCGCCGTCGCCCAGGTCGAGGCAACGCGCACGGCAACAACCGACGATCTCGACTACGTCGCCGTCGCCGTGTTCGGGAGCGCCGAGTTGCTGACCCCACTGACCCGCAAGTTCTCTCTGTTCCGAGCCTGA
- a CDS encoding IS256 family transposase, with product MPVVDDGDVPAEKRPRGRIGRPRRDAGEPRLVSQDFARRLVAQARDEGLDIAGDSGLLQQMMKSVLEAALAEELTDHLGYEPGDPAGRGSGNSRNGSTPKTVLTESGPVALETPRDRAGTFEPQIVRKGQRRLDGIDKIVLGLYAKGMSTRDITAHLAEIYDVDVSPDLISKITDAVHAEVAEWQSRPLNPVYPVIFLDALVCKVRDGGTVRNKAAHLAVGVDVEGRKEVLGIWVETTEGAKFWLRVMNELKARGVSDVLIAVCDGLTGLPEAINAVWPATRVQTCIVHLIRASLRWVSYNDRKKVAGLLRPIYNAPTEAAARAELDALADSDFGRNNPGIIRRWRDSWELVIPFFDFPPEVRKVIYTTNMIESINSQLRRATRNRGHFPSDEALIKVLYLGCKEMGRTSTRSTAGRGSGVPWKQALNQFDIMFPGRLDLA from the coding sequence ATGCCGGTGGTCGACGATGGTGACGTGCCGGCGGAGAAGAGGCCTCGGGGACGGATCGGCCGTCCTCGTCGTGACGCTGGTGAGCCACGGCTGGTCTCGCAGGACTTCGCCCGCCGGCTGGTCGCTCAGGCCCGCGATGAGGGTCTGGACATCGCCGGGGACTCCGGCCTGCTGCAGCAGATGATGAAGTCGGTGCTCGAGGCCGCGCTGGCCGAGGAGCTCACCGACCATCTGGGCTACGAGCCCGGCGATCCGGCCGGCCGGGGGTCGGGGAACTCGCGCAACGGCAGCACGCCCAAGACGGTGCTGACCGAGTCCGGCCCGGTGGCGCTGGAGACGCCGCGGGATCGGGCGGGCACGTTCGAGCCGCAGATCGTGCGCAAGGGCCAGCGCCGGCTGGACGGCATCGACAAGATCGTGCTCGGGCTCTACGCGAAGGGCATGAGCACCCGGGACATCACAGCCCACCTGGCCGAGATCTACGACGTGGACGTCAGCCCGGATTTGATCTCCAAGATCACCGACGCGGTGCACGCCGAGGTCGCCGAGTGGCAGTCCCGCCCGCTCAACCCGGTCTATCCGGTGATCTTCCTCGACGCGCTGGTCTGCAAGGTCCGCGACGGCGGCACCGTGCGCAACAAGGCCGCCCACCTGGCCGTCGGCGTCGACGTCGAGGGCCGCAAGGAGGTGCTGGGCATCTGGGTGGAGACCACCGAGGGCGCGAAGTTCTGGCTGCGGGTCATGAACGAGCTCAAGGCCCGCGGCGTCTCCGACGTGCTCATCGCCGTCTGCGACGGGCTGACCGGGCTCCCGGAGGCGATCAACGCCGTCTGGCCCGCCACGCGGGTGCAGACCTGCATCGTGCACCTGATCCGGGCCTCCCTGCGCTGGGTCAGCTACAACGACCGCAAGAAGGTCGCCGGCCTGCTGCGCCCGATCTACAACGCGCCCACCGAGGCCGCCGCCCGCGCCGAGCTGGACGCCCTGGCCGACTCCGACTTCGGCCGGAACAACCCCGGGATCATCCGCCGCTGGCGCGACTCCTGGGAGCTGGTCATCCCGTTCTTCGACTTCCCCCCGGAGGTGCGCAAGGTCATCTACACCACCAACATGATCGAGAGCATCAACAGCCAGCTCCGCCGGGCCACCCGCAACCGTGGCCACTTCCCCTCCGACGAGGCCCTGATCAAGGTGCTCTACCTGGGCTGCAAGGAGATGGGCCGCACCAGCACCCGATCCACCGCCGGACGCGGCAGCGGGGTCCCTTGGAAGCAGGCACTCAACCAGTTCGACATCATGTTCCCGGGCCGGCTGGACCTGGCCTGA
- a CDS encoding LysR family transcriptional regulator codes for MRANDITLRQLERFLAVLEAGSVRKGAVERNFEPQTFSSDLEKLATALGVKLFDSVRGKGSFPTVSARLIEGRVRELLAAAERLESYAKSLSEGSTGVISIAAYPVHLERFLARLIAQFASSFPDVSLDLSKIRDDRRRGLGRSLFEELRDGDVDFAMGPPHTDIPGIEGIKAYDARIVVLFPEQDPRASADQVPIEELRNLQLLTAPRTYFSRDKVQELAAEAGFDLKVVHEGSSPPALRALGMAGWGVPVLPDDYAVVRSRHHPVLIDAKGHEVLTPVWLHWRTEQSNPAPVPSFIKLAKELAAAERASTGAAAVSA; via the coding sequence GTGCGCGCGAACGACATCACACTCAGGCAGCTCGAGCGATTCCTGGCTGTACTAGAGGCTGGCAGCGTTCGCAAGGGTGCAGTGGAGCGCAACTTCGAACCCCAGACGTTTTCGTCCGACCTGGAGAAGCTGGCGACGGCTCTCGGGGTCAAGCTGTTCGACTCGGTCCGCGGTAAGGGCTCGTTTCCTACGGTTTCGGCGCGACTGATCGAAGGCCGGGTTCGCGAGCTGCTGGCCGCCGCTGAACGGCTGGAGTCGTACGCGAAAAGCCTCAGCGAGGGATCTACGGGCGTCATCTCCATCGCCGCTTACCCGGTGCACCTCGAGCGCTTCCTCGCCAGGCTCATCGCACAGTTCGCTTCCTCGTTCCCCGACGTGAGCCTCGACCTGAGCAAGATCCGCGACGACCGAAGGCGCGGTCTTGGACGCTCCTTGTTCGAGGAACTGCGGGACGGGGACGTCGACTTCGCGATGGGGCCTCCGCACACCGACATCCCCGGCATCGAGGGGATCAAGGCCTATGACGCGCGCATCGTGGTGCTCTTCCCCGAGCAAGATCCGCGTGCCAGCGCGGACCAGGTGCCGATCGAGGAGCTTCGGAATCTGCAGCTCCTGACAGCCCCTCGCACCTACTTCTCGCGGGACAAGGTGCAGGAACTCGCCGCCGAAGCTGGATTTGACCTCAAGGTCGTCCACGAGGGCAGCAGCCCCCCGGCCCTGCGAGCCTTGGGGATGGCCGGCTGGGGCGTGCCGGTGCTCCCTGATGACTACGCCGTCGTTCGGTCGCGGCACCATCCAGTACTCATCGACGCGAAGGGTCATGAGGTCCTTACCCCGGTGTGGCTTCACTGGCGGACCGAGCAGAGCAATCCCGCTCCCGTCCCCTCCTTCATCAAACTGGCAAAGGAGTTGGCCGCAGCGGAACGGGCGAGCACAGGAGCCGCCGCGGTCAGTGCCTAG
- a CDS encoding DUF6416 domain-containing protein, which translates to MDMQDVTVKVPTDRLADFYAMYGGWLAGTDVQPEQEPVPVSRWQDTDEDLALAKVVWTKFSYRAQDMFGSMIDNPGEKYTGEQLAEAHDIPNGKYGVAGVLAWPGRHCAAVNRTLPTEWDSDSGKYWMKPEIAALFTKARDAA; encoded by the coding sequence ATGGACATGCAGGACGTGACCGTGAAGGTCCCCACCGACCGCCTGGCCGACTTCTACGCGATGTACGGCGGCTGGCTCGCCGGCACCGACGTGCAGCCCGAGCAGGAGCCCGTGCCGGTCTCGCGCTGGCAGGACACCGACGAGGACCTCGCCCTCGCCAAGGTCGTTTGGACCAAGTTCAGCTACCGCGCCCAGGACATGTTCGGCTCGATGATCGACAACCCGGGCGAGAAGTACACCGGTGAGCAGCTCGCAGAGGCGCACGACATCCCGAACGGCAAGTACGGCGTCGCGGGCGTGTTGGCCTGGCCCGGCCGGCACTGCGCGGCCGTCAACCGCACCCTGCCGACCGAGTGGGACAGTGACTCCGGGAAGTACTGGATGAAGCCGGAGATCGCCGCACTGTTCACCAAGGCCCGCGACGCCGCCTAG
- the pgl gene encoding 6-phosphogluconolactonase, producing the protein MADHVIEVLDDAAAVARRGKDIFVEVVQAAHARNREVHIALAGGSSPKALYRLLAAQPGAVDWARVHLFVSDDRVVPMSDDRSNSGMVRQELLSADGTQKAHWHPVNADESADPDSVAREYEELIRREVPHDDTGLPAFDLIMLGMGSDRHTASLFPGKPALDEEDRLVVASPPGVLPPPVERVTFTFPLINSARTVLALTTGADKAEAFADVREQLGQQPSKTHVPAARVRPRSGKVIWVVDRAAAGS; encoded by the coding sequence GTGGCCGACCATGTGATCGAAGTTCTCGACGATGCAGCGGCCGTTGCACGCCGAGGGAAGGACATCTTCGTCGAAGTCGTGCAGGCTGCGCACGCGCGCAACCGCGAAGTTCACATTGCGCTCGCTGGGGGATCGAGTCCCAAGGCCTTGTACCGGCTCTTGGCTGCTCAGCCGGGCGCGGTGGACTGGGCTCGCGTGCACTTGTTCGTGAGCGATGACCGCGTCGTCCCCATGTCGGACGACCGCAGCAACAGTGGGATGGTCCGCCAGGAACTGCTGAGCGCGGACGGAACGCAGAAGGCTCACTGGCACCCCGTGAACGCCGACGAGAGCGCGGATCCCGACAGCGTCGCCCGCGAGTACGAGGAGCTGATCAGGCGCGAGGTTCCGCATGATGACACTGGGCTCCCTGCCTTCGACCTCATCATGTTGGGCATGGGTAGTGATCGACACACTGCCTCGCTGTTCCCCGGAAAGCCGGCTCTCGACGAAGAGGATCGACTTGTCGTCGCCTCGCCGCCTGGCGTGCTCCCGCCGCCGGTCGAGCGTGTGACCTTCACCTTCCCGCTGATCAACTCTGCTCGTACGGTGCTGGCCTTGACGACTGGGGCCGACAAGGCTGAAGCCTTCGCCGATGTCCGCGAACAGCTCGGGCAGCAGCCGTCGAAGACCCACGTGCCGGCTGCTCGTGTGCGACCGCGGTCGGGCAAGGTGATTTGGGTGGTCGATCGCGCAGCTGCCGGGTCGTAG